A single genomic interval of Helianthus annuus cultivar XRQ/B chromosome 13, HanXRQr2.0-SUNRISE, whole genome shotgun sequence harbors:
- the LOC110901403 gene encoding uncharacterized protein LOC110901403 encodes MEEFWPFYLKQHSKPATKRWHFMATLSCILCLLYAVAFNGWFVFLMPVLAYSMAWYSHFFVEGNVPLTFGNPVWALRGDLKMFGLMLTGQMDKELKRVAKKHGKQVN; translated from the coding sequence ATGGAGGAATTCTGGCCATTTTACTTGAAACAACACTCAAAACCAGCGACAAAAAGATGGCATTTCATGGCTACGCTTTCTTGCATTCTGTGCTTGCTTTATGCAGTTGCGTTCAACGGGTGGTTCGTGTTCCTCATGCCTGTGCTTGCTTATAGTATGGCTTGGTATAGCCACTTTTTTGTGGAAGGAAACGTTCCTTTGACTTTTGGTAATCCGGTTTGGGCCTTGAGGGGCGATTTAAAGATGTTTGGGTTGATGCTCACCGGTCAGATGGATAAAGAGCTCAAAAGGGTTGCTAAAAAACATGGCAAGCAAGTCAACTGA